Proteins from a single region of Deltaproteobacteria bacterium:
- a CDS encoding CBS domain-containing protein, which yields MLVKGWMTIDLTTVDEDTSMMKASIIMKEKNIRCLPVVDKKGKLVGIVSDRDLKDAAPSKATTLDVYELNYLLSSMKIKDIMTKNLVFVRPDETVEFAAILMLENKISSLPVINDKEVLVGIITQTDIFKVLINIAGVYTGGIQFAFSLEDQPGSIKEVADVIRSHGARIVSILSTRETAEEERRNVYIRCSPLPDDRLRTVVKELEEKFVVLYTSKDLMEEVEKRRVRIP from the coding sequence ATGTTGGTAAAAGGATGGATGACAATTGATTTGACTACAGTTGATGAGGACACCTCCATGATGAAGGCGTCTATTATCATGAAGGAAAAGAACATCCGCTGCTTGCCCGTGGTGGACAAAAAAGGCAAACTCGTGGGGATTGTCAGTGACAGGGACCTAAAGGATGCGGCGCCCTCCAAGGCAACGACATTGGACGTGTACGAACTGAACTACCTGCTTTCTTCCATGAAGATCAAGGACATAATGACTAAGAACCTAGTCTTTGTAAGGCCTGATGAGACCGTGGAATTTGCTGCAATTCTGATGCTTGAAAATAAGATCTCTTCGCTGCCGGTCATCAATGACAAGGAAGTCCTGGTGGGAATTATAACGCAGACGGATATTTTCAAGGTACTGATCAATATTGCGGGAGTTTATACTGGGGGCATTCAGTTTGCTTTCAGTCTCGAGGATCAGCCCGGTTCAATCAAAGAAGTCGCTGATGTTATCCGTTCTCACGGCGCGCGTATTGTGAGTATTCTGTCCACGCGTGAGACCGCTGAAGAGGAACGACGCAATGTGTACATTCGCTGCAGCCCCCTGCCTGACGACAGACTCAGGACCGTGGTTAAAGAACTGGAAGAGAAATTCGTCGTGCTGTATACGTCCAAGGACTTGATGGAGGAGGTTGAAAAACGAAGAGTAAGGATTCCGTAA
- the recN gene encoding DNA repair protein RecN yields MLRELSIRNFAIIDDLSISFDEGLSVLTGETGAGKSIIINAVNLILGSRASPELIRTSEETAELEALFDIPLESPATSIAGQLEVDLSEGLLVRRIIQKSGRHKVYINDRLATTQTLSSISEHLASIAGQHAHQSLLKPEHHLQVLDQFGGVSELRHKVSRCYQQMLPLIRKLANLKRETNEQAEHRELLEFQCREIQQALIVPEEDEQLEHERERLKHAERLYETVGRCADLLYGVEGAVVEHLTRIGRDLQSLSQIDQALAPVAQRVESASFELEDISNELQAYLQGIVFDSERLDAVEQRLETLRNLKRKYGGSLESVLARAKEVEEKLERVSSLPEQIAETERTLAAVYKKLATFCRELSSERRQAAIRLEKAVQEEVRSLGMAKTRFEVRFKAVPVDEHADPHLVLQNSGIEATGVDRVGFLIAPNVGEELRPLAQIASGGELSRIILALKAILATRESVETLIFDEVDSGIGGGVAEMVGDKLRRLASFHQVICITHLPQIARFGKHHFKIAKGVYKGRTRTTITPLDGETRVKELARMLAGVKITKKALDHASELLAGRGGRRAEPRHSKK; encoded by the coding sequence ATGCTTCGTGAACTATCCATAAGAAACTTTGCTATCATTGACGACCTTTCGATCAGCTTTGACGAAGGTCTAAGCGTATTGACCGGAGAAACAGGCGCCGGAAAATCGATCATCATAAACGCTGTAAACCTTATCCTGGGAAGCCGTGCCTCGCCCGAACTGATACGCACCTCTGAAGAGACCGCCGAACTTGAAGCCCTCTTTGACATCCCCCTCGAAAGCCCGGCCACAAGCATTGCCGGGCAGCTCGAAGTTGATCTCTCAGAAGGCCTTTTGGTCCGTCGCATAATTCAGAAAAGCGGCCGCCACAAGGTCTATATCAATGACCGGCTGGCCACCACCCAGACCCTTTCCAGCATTAGTGAGCACCTTGCGAGCATAGCCGGCCAACATGCCCATCAGAGTTTACTGAAACCGGAACATCACCTTCAAGTCCTTGATCAGTTCGGAGGCGTTTCTGAACTCCGTCACAAGGTGTCCCGTTGCTATCAGCAAATGCTCCCGCTGATCAGGAAGTTGGCCAACCTCAAGCGTGAAACAAACGAACAAGCCGAACATCGCGAGCTTCTTGAGTTTCAGTGTCGCGAGATCCAGCAGGCCCTAATAGTCCCCGAGGAAGACGAGCAACTTGAGCACGAACGTGAACGCCTCAAGCATGCCGAGCGCCTATATGAGACTGTGGGCAGGTGCGCGGACCTTCTTTACGGCGTGGAAGGCGCAGTCGTTGAACATCTGACCAGGATCGGAAGGGACCTCCAATCACTCAGTCAGATAGATCAGGCCCTGGCTCCGGTGGCACAAAGGGTGGAGTCGGCATCTTTCGAGTTGGAAGACATTTCCAATGAACTCCAGGCCTATCTCCAGGGCATTGTCTTTGACAGTGAGCGACTGGACGCTGTGGAACAGCGTCTTGAAACACTGCGGAACCTGAAGCGAAAGTACGGAGGCTCCCTTGAGTCTGTCCTTGCCAGGGCCAAAGAGGTTGAAGAGAAACTAGAGCGTGTGTCATCTTTGCCCGAACAGATTGCTGAAACGGAGAGAACACTTGCCGCAGTCTACAAAAAACTCGCAACCTTTTGCCGCGAGCTCTCTTCCGAAAGACGGCAGGCGGCCATTCGCCTTGAAAAGGCAGTGCAAGAAGAGGTACGTTCCCTCGGAATGGCTAAAACCCGTTTTGAGGTGCGGTTCAAGGCCGTACCCGTTGATGAACATGCGGACCCCCACCTTGTTTTGCAAAACAGTGGCATAGAAGCCACGGGCGTAGATCGGGTTGGTTTTCTCATTGCTCCGAATGTGGGTGAGGAGCTTAGGCCCCTGGCCCAGATTGCATCGGGTGGCGAGCTTTCCCGCATCATTCTTGCCTTAAAGGCCATCCTGGCTACCAGGGAATCCGTGGAGACTCTCATCTTTGACGAGGTGGATTCAGGTATTGGCGGGGGTGTGGCGGAAATGGTGGGCGATAAACTAAGGCGCCTCGCCTCTTTTCATCAAGTTATATGCATTACACACCTGCCCCAGATTGCACGGTTCGGCAAACACCACTTCAAGATTGCAAAGGGGGTTTACAAGGGACGCACCCGGACGACTATAACGCCTTTGGATGGCGAGACGCGGGTAAAGGAACTGGCTCGCATGCTCGCAGGGGTAAAAATCACGAAAAAGGCCCTGGATCATGCCAGTGAGCTGCTGGCAGGGCGGGGAGGCAGGCGTGCGGAGCCACGTCATTCAAAGAAGTAA